A stretch of the Festucalex cinctus isolate MCC-2025b chromosome 20, RoL_Fcin_1.0, whole genome shotgun sequence genome encodes the following:
- the LOC144009039 gene encoding F-box/LRR-repeat protein 7, which yields MGANNGKLYGSEGKGSSSISSDISSSTDHTPTKAPKNATPSEGLESSTRTLRTPSPGLRSSSLSSPALSSNGHDSNSTSSSSSAAASETVAVVHPQPGGRGRPFKGHSPTDLLPDGILLQIFSHLSTNQLCRSARVCRRWYNLAWDPRLWRSVRLAGELLHADRALRVLTQRLCQDTPNVCLTLETVVASGCKRLTDRGLHTLAQCCPELRRLEVAGCYNVSNEAVFEVVSRCPNLEHLDLSGCSKVTCISLMEEASLQLPSSLPPPHGQRISIRYLDLSDCSSLEDEGLRVIAAHCPRLTHLYLRRCARLSDEALRQLALHCPSVRELSLSDCRLLGDFGLREVARLEGCLRYLSVAHCARVTDVGVRYVARYCPKLRYLNARGCEGLTDHGLGHLARGCPKLRSLDAGKCPLVSDGGLEQLALGCADLRRVSLRACESVTGRGLRALAANCRQLRLLNVQECEVSPEALRFVRRHCRRCVIEHTNPAFY from the exons GTTTGGAGTCCAGCACAAGGACGCTGAGGACGCCCAGCCCGGGCCTCAGGTCGTCGTCCCTTTCGTCTCCGGCGCTGTCCAGCAACGGCCATGACAGCAACTCCacgtcgtcgtcctcgtcggCCGCCGCCTCCGAGACGGTGGCCGTGGTCCACCCCCAGCCGGGCGGCCGCGGCCGGCCCTTCAAGGGCCACTCGCCCACCGACCTCCTGCCCGACGGCATCCTACTGCAGATCTTCTCACACCTGTCCACCAACCAACTGTGCCGCAGCGCCCGCGTATGCCGGCGCTGGTACAACCTGGCGTGGGACCCGCGGCTGTGGCGCAGCGTGCGGCTGGCCGGCGAGCTGTTGCACGCCGACCGCGCCCTGCGCGTGCTGACCCAGCGCTTGTGCCAGGACACGCCCAACGTGTGCCTGACGCTGGAGACGGTGGTGGCGAGCGGCTGCAAGCGTCTCACTGATCGCGGGCTGCACACGCTGGCCCAGTGCTGCCCCGAACTGCGCCGCTTGGAGGTGGCTGGCTGCTATAACGTCTCCAACGAGGCCGTCTTCGAGGTGGTGTCGCGGTGTCCCAACTTGGAGCACCTGGACCTCTCAG GCTGCTCCAAGGTGACGTGCATCAGCCTGATGGAGGAGGCGTCGCTGCAGCTGCCGTCGTCCCTGCCGCCGCCGCACGGCCAGCGGATCTCCATCCGCTACCTGGACCTGAGCGACTGCTCGAGCCTGGAGGATGAGGGCCTGCGTGTGATCGCCGCGCACTGCCCGCGCCTCACGCACCTCTACCTGCGGCGCTGCGCCCGCCTGAGTGACGAGGCGCTGCGCCAGCTGGCCCTGCACTGCCCGTCGGTGCGTGAGCTGAGCCTGAGCGACTGCCGCCTGCTGGGCGACTTCGGCCTGCGCGAGGTGGCCCGCCTGGAGGGCTGCCTGCGCTACCTGAGCGTGGCGCACTGCGCCCGCGTGACCGACGTGGGCGTGCGCTACGTGGCGCGCTACTGCCCCAAGCTGCGCTACCTCAACGCCCGCGGCTGCGAGGGCCTGACGGACCACGGCCTGGGCCACCTGGCGCGCGGCTGTCCCAAGCTCAGGTCGCTGGACGCCGGCAAGTGCCCGCTGGTGTCGGACGGCGGGCTGGAGCAGCTGGCGCTGGGCTGCGCCGACCTGCGCCGCGTCAGCCTAAGGGCGTGCGAGAGCGTGACGGGGCGGGGCCTGCGGGCGCTGGCCGCCAACTGCCGACAGCTGCGCCTGCTCAACGTGCAGGAGTGCGAGGTGTCGCCCGAGGCCCTGCGCTTCGTGCGGCGCCACTGCCGCCGCTGCGTCATCGAGCACACCAACCCCGCCTTCTATTGA